From Pyrenophora tritici-repentis strain M4 chromosome 1, whole genome shotgun sequence, the proteins below share one genomic window:
- a CDS encoding ARE1, Acyl-CoA cholesterol acyltransferase, which yields MMAESTSVDTNPHNGDPEYHAPRPRKPTRIDLLKPQLSDEAFNKDGSLREPGSGVSSGRTTPIPPDAPPSVHASSLARRQIRAQQKQRIFPTIDYVGRVSHFDPESDYHDFRGFFVLFWIGLAIMVITSMLRNLTETGYPLQIRQWALFKEKIFELGVVDFAMACSTALCLPIQRLFLNEDSIRWHTSGMVIQSVLQAIWLAFWTTYPFIRDWSWTAQVFFTLHLLAIFMKMHSYSFYNGHLSETLRRLNELDNPDRASKAAAVRYPSSRTHLHEIPQSPTQDEPEPKAANAEYLKQLREDLAFELASPLGHVSYPNNLTLHNFVDFLFCPTLCYELEYPRNTKIRWLEVFYKTLAVFGCIFLMIITAEEFILPVLDVSAVRLHNSSGATDFALILGETIGRLLFPFMITFLLVFLVIFEYILGAFAEITRFADRQFYADWWNSCDWLEFSREWNIPVHHFFRRHVYSASKNHMSRPLATTITFLISALAHELVMGCITRKFRGYGFIAMMLQMPIVMLQRSKWVRGRTLLNNVLFWCSMILGLSMMCALYVLV from the exons ATGATGGCAGAGTCTACGTCCGTTGACACAAATCCCCATAACGGGGATCCCGAGTACCACGCGCCGCGACCGCGCAAACCCACGCGCATCGACCTGCTCAAGCCCCAACTTAGCGACGAAGCCTTCAACAAGGATGGCTCGCTGCGAGAGCCTGGATCTGGTGTATCGAG TGGAAGAACAACGCCAATACCCCCCGATGCCCCGCCTAGTGTCCATGCCTCCTCGCTCGCGCGACGACAGATACGCGCTCAGCAGAAACAGCGCATATTCCCTACTATCGACTACGTAGGTCGCGTCTCCCACTTTGATCCAGAAAGCGACTATCATGACTTCCGCGGCTTCTTCGTCTTGTTCTGGATCGGACTCGCCATCATGGTCATTACGTCGATGCTACGAAACCTGACCGAGACCGGATATCCTTTGCAAATTAGGCAGTGGGCGTTGTTCAAGGAGAAGATCTTTGAACTTGGCGTGGTTGACTTTGCCATGGCGTGTAGCACAGCTTTGTGTCTGCCCATTCAAAGGTTGTTTCTCAACGAGGACTCGATCCGATGGCATACGTCTGGTATGGTCATCCAAAGTGTACTTCAGGCAATCTGGCTTGCTTTCTGGACTAC ATACCCGTTCATTCGCGACTGGAGCTGGACAGCTCAGGTCTTCTTCACTCTGCATTTGCTTGCAATCTTCATGAAAATGCACTCATACTC GTTCTACAACGGCCATCTCAGCGAAACCCTACGACGTTTGAACGAACTTGACAACCCCGACCGAGCTAGCAAAGCGGCAGCAGTGCGATATCCAAGCTCGCGCACTCACTTGCACGAAATACCACAGTCTCCGACCCAGGATGAGCCCGAGCCAAAGGCTGCGAATGCAGAATACCTGAAGCAGCTGCGGGAGGATCTTGCTTTCGAGCTGGCTTCGCCCCTGGGCCATGTTTCGTATCCCAACAACCTCACTTTGCACAACTTTGTCGACTTCCTCTTCTGCCCGACGCTGTGTTATGAGTTGGAATATCCCAGGAATACCAAGATCCGCTGGTTGGAGGTCTTCTACAAGACGCTTGCTGTATTCGGCTGTATCTTCCTTATGATCATTACTGCTGAGGAGTTCATACTTCCTGTACTGGACGTATCGGCAGTGCGACTTCACAACTCGAGCGGCGCCACGGACTTTGCATTGATATTGGGCGAGACAATTGGTCGTCTGTTATTCCCTTTCATGATCACCTTCCTACTTGTCTTCCTGGTCATATTCGAGTACATCTTGGGTGCATTTGCAGAAATCACGC GTTTTGCTGATCGCCAGTTCTATGCCGACTGGTGGAACAGCTGCGACTGGCTTGAGTTCTCA AGAGAGTGGAATATCCCCGTTCATCATTTCTTTCGACGACACGTCTACTCGGCCTCGAAGAATCACATGTCGCGTCCCCTTGCTACCACCATCACCTTCCTCATATCTGCTCTGGCACACGAGCTCGTCATGGGCTGCATAACAAGAAAGTTCAGAGGCTATGGGTTCATCGCGATGATGCTTCAAATGCCAATCGTCATGCTTCAACGGAGCAAATGGGTCAGGGGCCGCACTCTGCTGAACAACGTGCTGTTCTGGTGCAGCATGATCTTGGGACTTAGCATG ATGTGCGCTCTATACGTGCTTGTATAA
- a CDS encoding Glyco-hydro-47 domain containing protein — protein MAPLATFLYGTALCCSIALALPSHAVQDLSRGDNQEPITTPEERAQGVVDAFRVSWDGYYKYAFPMDELLPVSNNGSNSRNGWGASAVDALSTALIMGEKTTVNQILEHIPTINWAVTNDSVSLFETTIRYLGGMLSGYDLLKGPLAHLADDDANVDALLTQSINLANNLSFAFETPTGIPWNVLYFNNRSNDGDLGGPATLGTLILEWTRLADLSGNQTYADLAEKAENYLLHPSPAWAEPFPGLIGSAINVTTGQFTNARGGWVGGSDSFYEYLIKMYIYDKSRYNSLKDRWVLAVDSSIEHLASHPEPRPDITFLAAYNGTKLRLISQHLACFDGGNFILGGQVLDRQDYIDFGLELVNGCHETYISTATGIGPEIFSWNTSAVPANQTTFFNESGFFITSADYVLRPEVIESFYYAYRATSDPKYQDWAWDAFLAINATTRVGSGYSAISDVNVVGGGEFTNFQESFWFAEVLKYSYMIHAGDAEWQVGKNGVNEFVFNTEAHPVKVLGEGSK, from the exons ATGGCGCCCTTGGCTACATTTTTATACGGCACCGCTCTGTGCTGTTCGATAGCATTAGCTCTCCCGTCGCATGCAGTGCAGGACCTATCGAGAGGAGACAACCAGGAGCCGATAACAACCCCAGAGGAGAGGGCACAAGGTGTTGTGGATGCGTTCAGGGTTAGCTGGGATGGATACTACAAGTATGCATTTCCAATGGATGAACTGCTGCCTGTGAGCAACAATGGAAGTAATTCGAG GAACGGATGGGGCGCCTCTGCTGTCGACGCTCTCAGTACAGCACTCATCATGGGCGAGAAAACGACGGTGAACCAGATCCTCGAGCACATCCCTACCATCAACTGGGCTGTCACCAATGATTCTGTGTCCCTATTCGAGACCACAATCCGTTACCTCGGCGGCATGCTTTCTGGCTATGACCTCCTCAAAGGCCCTCTCGCCCATCTCGCAGACGATGACGCCAATGTGGACGCACTTTTAACTCAGTCCATCAATCTAGCGAACAACCTATCTTTCGCCTTTGAAACACCGACAGGCATACCGTGGAATGTCCTCTACTTCAACAACCGAAGTAATGACGGGGATCTCGGCGGCCCTGCAACCCTCGGTACGCTGATTCTGGAATGGACACGTCTTGCTGATCTCTCTGGGAACCAAACGTACGCGGATCTTGCGGAGAAGGCGGAGAATTACCTACTGCATCCTTCACCTGCATGGGCTGAGCCCTTCCCAGGGCTGATAGGATCCGCCATCAACGTGACAACGGGACAATTTACCAACGCACGGGGAGGCTGGGTCGGCGGCTCAGACTCCTTCTACGAGTACTTGATCAAGATGTACATCTACGACAAGTCGCGATACAACTCCCTTAAAGACCGCTGGGTCCTGGCTGTAGACAGCAGCATCGAGCACCTAGCTTCACATCCCGAGCCACGCCCCGATATTACCTTCCTAGCGGCCTACAACGGAACCAAGCTGCGTCTTATATCCCAACACCTCGCTTGCTTCGACGGCGGAAACTTTATCCTAGGCGGCCAAGTGCTCGACCGCCAGGACTACATCGACTTTGGTCTCGAACTCGTAAACGGATGCCACGAAACTTACATCTCGACTGCCACTGGCATCGGCCCTGAGATATTTTCTTGGAACACGTCGGCGGTCCCCGCCAACCAAACTACTTTTTTCAACGAATCGGGCTTTTTTATCACATCTGCGGACTACGTGCTTCGTCCCGAAGTCATTGAAAGCTTCTACTATGCGTACCGCGCGACTTCAGACCCAAAATACCAAGATTGGGCGTGGGACGCGTTTCTGGCAATCAACGCCACGACCAGGGTGGGCAGTGGATATAGTGCTATCTCTGATGTCAACGTTGTGGGTGGTGGCGAGTTTACCAATTTCCAGGAGAGCTTCTGGTTTGCAGAGGTCCTCAAGTACAGCTACATGATTCATGCGGGGGATGCCGAGTGGCAGGTGGGCAAGAATGGGGTTAATGAGTTTGTGTTCAATACGGAGGCGCATCCTGTGAAGGTGTTGGGTGAGGGAAGCAAGTAG
- a CDS encoding Vesicle coat complex, various subunit: MASLKQFIRNVRAAKTIADERAVVQKESAAIRASFREESHDSNVRRNNVAKLLYLFTLGERTHFGQIECLKLLASPRFADKRLGYLGTMLLLDENQEVLTLVTNSLKNDLNHANQYIVGLALCTLGNIASVEMARDLFPEVETIISSANPYIRRKAAICAMRICRKVPDLQEHFLEKAKLLLQDRNHGVLLCGVTLVENLCEADEAEDDENGVRDIFRPLVPSLVKILKGLSSSGYAPEHDVTGITDPFLQCKLLQLLRVLARGDAQVSEQINDILAQVATNTDSSKNVGNSILYESVLTILDIEADSGLRVLGVNILGKFLSNRDNNIRYVALNTLIKVVAVEPNAVQRHRNTILDCLRDPDISIRRRALDLSFTLINESNVRVLIRELLAFLEVADNEFKPVMTSQIGVAADRFAPNKRWHVDTMLRVLKLAGNYVKEQILSSFVRLIATTPDLQTYSVQKLYAALKEDITQEGLTLAGSWVIGEYGDALLRGGQYEEEELVKEIKESDVVDLFETILGSSYAGLIVQQYIVTASMKLTTRLSDPAQIERLRRLLQRYAANLDVEIQQRAAEYGNLFGHDQIRRGVLEKMPPPEIREESRVLGEATKKRQSKIAKKKPAQAATEDLLLDLMGDSGPSAGVNGAANGTQQSQDLLADIMGGASSPPQTTSPAPQSNVANIMDLFNSGPSSSPAPAQSAAPPQAGSMDLLGGLGGMSSPPPQTSTPPVASGPPAHPVYNKNDLQIAFQLKRDANAVQLLARFRNTGSFGQLSGVNLQAAVPKSQKLQLQPISTSELEGGQDATQQMRVTAVNGPPPPRLKLRLKISYSSGAGPVTEQVDWAEPT; this comes from the exons ATGGCTTCCT TGAAGCAGTTCATTCGGAATGTGCGCGCTGCCAAAACCATCGCCGACGAGCGTGCCGTCGTGCAGAAAGAGAGTGCGGCTATCCGCGCCAGCTTCAGGGAGGAAAGCCACGATTCAAACGTGCGGAGGAACAATGTCGCAAAGCTACTCTATCTCTTCACGCTGGGTGAGAGGACGCACTTTGGTCAGATTGAATGCCTGAAGCTATTGGCCTCTCCACGTTTTGCGGACAAGCGGTTAGGATACCTGGGGACAATGCTGTTACTCGACGAGAACCAGGAAGTCTTGACTCTGGTGACCAATTCACTAAAGAA CGATCTCAATCATGCCAACCAATACATTGTCGGCCTCGCCCTCTGCACCCTCGGAAACATTGCATCCGTGGAGATGGCGCGAGATCTGTTCCCGGAGGTCGAAACCATCATCTCGAGCGCCAACCCATACATTCGCCGCAAAGCCGCAATCTGCGCCATGAGGATATGTCGGAAAGTGCCCGATCTGCAGGAGCATTTCCTAGAGAAGGCCAAGTTGTTGTTGCAAGATCGCAACCACGGCGTCTTATTGTGTGGCGTCACCCTGGTAGAGAACCTGTGCGAGGCAGACGAAGCAGAGGATGACGAGAATGGCGTAAGGGACATCTTCAGGCCTCTCGTACCCAGCTTGGTCAAGATACTCAAGGGCCTCTCTTCATCTGGCTATGCTCCTGAGCACGACGTGACAGGTATCACGGATCCATTCCTGCAGTGCAAGTTGTTGCAGCTCCTACGAGTTCTGGCGCGCGGCGACGCTCAGGTCAGCGAACAAATCAACGACATCCTGGCCCAGGTTGCTACCAACACCGATTCCTCGAAAAATGTCGGCAACTCCATCTTGTACGAATCGGTCCTTACCATCCTTGACATCGAAGCCGATTCCGGACTGCGCGTACTCGGCGTAAACATCTTGGGAAAGTTCCTGTCAAACCGGGACAACAACATCAGATATGTCGCTCTTAACACCCTGATCAAGGTTGTTGCGGTCGAACCAAATGCCGTACAGCGACATCGGAACACTATTCTGGACTGCTTACGGGACCCTGACATCAGTATCCGGAGAAGAGCGCTCGATCTCAGTTTCACTCTGATCAACGAGAGCAACGTACGAGTGCTCATACGGGAGTTGCTAGCTTTCTTGGAGGTGGCTGACAACGAGTTCAAACCGGTGATGACCTCCCAAATTGGTGTTGCTGCTGACCGTTTCGCTCCAAACAAGAGGTGGCACGTGGACACCATGCTACGCGTCTTGAAACTT GCTGGTAACTACGTGAAAGAGCAAATACTCTCGTCCTTTGTCCGACTGATCGCTACCACACCCGACCTCCAGACCTACTCTGTACAGAAGCTTTACGCTGCTCTGAAGGAAGATATCACACAAGAAGGACTCACCTTGGCTGGTTCTTGGGTGATTGGAGAGTACGGAGACGCTCTACTAAGAGGTGGCCAATATGAAGAGGAGGAGCTTGTCAAAGAAATCAAGGAGAGCGACGTCGTCGATCTATTTGAGACTATCCTTGGCAGCAGCTATGCCGGCCTGATCGTCCAGCAATACATTGTCACGGCCTCGATGAAGTTGACCACACGATTGAGCGATCCTGCTCAGATCGAGCGCTTACGGCGATTGCTGCAACGATATGCTGCAAACCTGGACGTGGAGATTCAGCAACGTGCGGCCGAGTATGGAAACTTGTTCGGCCATGACCAAATCAGGAGAGGTGTTCTTGAGAAGATGCCACCACCAGAGATTCGCGAGGAGTCCCGCGTACTGGGTGAAGCGACCAAGAAGCGGCAATCGAAGATCGCGAAGAAGAAGCCCGCGCAGGCTGCAACCGAGGACTTGCTACTGGACCTCATGGGCGACTCTGGTCCATCTGCCGGTGTGAATGGCGCTGCCAACGGAACTCAGCAAAGTCAGGATCTCCTCGCAGACATCATGGGTGGAGCATCGTCACCACCCCAGACAACGTCTCCAGCACCACAGTCAAACGTCGCAAACATCATGGACCTCTTCAATTCCGGCCCTAGCAGCTCCCCCGCCCCAGCACAGTCTGCCGCACCGCCACAAGCAGGCTCTATGGACCTTCTTGGTGGACTCGGTGGTATGTCATCGCCGCCGCCACAGACTTCGACTCCTCCTGTGGCATCTGGTCCACCTGCACATCCGGTATATAACAAGAATGACCTCCAGATCGCCTTCCAGCTTAAGCGCGACGCCAATGCAGTGCAGCTTCTTGCTCGATTCCGGAATACAGGAAGCTTCGGTCAGCTCTCAGGTGTCAACCTACAGGCTGCTGTGCCGAAGAGCCAAAAACTGCAGCTTCAACCTATCAGCACGAGTGAGCTGGAGGGAGGACAGGACGCGACCCAGCAAATGAGGGTCACAGCCGTCAATGGT CCGCCGCCACCAAGACTAAAGCTTCGACTAAAGATCAGTTATTCAAGCGGTGCGGGTCCAGTAACAGAGCAGGTCGATTGGGCAGAGCCGACATGA